In methanogenic archaeon ISO4-H5, the following are encoded in one genomic region:
- a CDS encoding phosphoesterase — MGAKRIRVMPGVTITNDRCLILDEGPTAVIGDLHLGYESALEEEGMFIPRINTESVRDALNRIVDDYEPARIVLLGDIKHDFKRSSYQAREDVRSIIRLVDEAAEAIVIRGNHDNFLQTILSDTGVNTLDYFDIMGFRLEHGHVDSGVRPVIIGHEHPSIRIPGELSGYMKLQCYVVAEKEGVIVIPPFSPFASGNDLNPGQDAVMAPALKSCDIRQAKVYGVSEMGLMEFGQLDDVSLLTI; from the coding sequence ATGGGAGCTAAACGCATCAGGGTGATGCCCGGGGTCACCATAACCAACGACCGGTGCCTCATCCTCGACGAAGGACCGACAGCGGTCATCGGGGACCTCCATCTTGGGTACGAGAGCGCACTCGAGGAGGAGGGCATGTTCATACCCCGCATCAACACCGAGTCCGTGCGCGACGCCCTCAACCGCATCGTGGACGATTACGAACCCGCCCGCATAGTCCTGCTGGGAGACATCAAGCACGATTTCAAGAGATCCAGCTACCAGGCCCGCGAGGACGTCCGCAGCATCATCAGACTGGTTGACGAGGCCGCGGAGGCCATCGTGATCAGAGGCAACCACGACAACTTCCTGCAGACCATCCTCTCCGACACCGGCGTGAACACCCTCGACTACTTCGACATCATGGGATTCCGCCTGGAACACGGACATGTGGATTCCGGAGTGAGGCCCGTGATCATAGGTCACGAGCATCCCTCCATCAGGATACCGGGGGAACTGAGCGGCTACATGAAACTCCAATGCTATGTGGTGGCCGAGAAGGAGGGAGTCATCGTCATCCCCCCGTTCAGCCCCTTCGCATCCGGCAACGACCTGAACCCCGGTCAGGATGCTGTCATGGCCCCCGCCCTGAAATCCTGCGACATCCGTCAGGCCAAGGTATACGGGGTGTCCGAGATGGGGCTGATGGAGTTCGGGCAACTGGACGATGTCTCTTTACTTACAATATAA
- a CDS encoding ssDNA exonuclease RecJ3 codes for MSEEEASVSLPPRLLTDLKRAASALMSARTVDVITHIDADGITAGAIAAETLRRLGKTYTLSFEKKITEETVEKINNDPSDYVWICDLGSAYMGQFTRSGIVVTDHHVPDTKWRSGQSMLDAFSASYQLNPHLYGASGSYEVSGAGMTYLLSRAIDPNNTDLAYLAVIGAIGDFQDSRESKLVGWNRVILQDAVDRGDMEVSYGIRFFGRGTRPLVQFLQYGEPAIPGISGDSDACYGLLNECQVPAANSDGIRRTWCDLDPVESAMLTDELVSRAKNDEDRAALLGELYTVKRYDFKTGLGDAKEFATTLNSCGRYDDAETGAKICLGDLDALREAESNRKDHRKNISVALAYVKENHLLRRRNYLQYFDAGSAIRETVVGIVAGIILSSSEAAPDMPIIAFAEADDGIKVSARAPKSLVDAGMDLSKLMSEAAAAVGGMGGGHNVAAGATIPEGKEEVFLDKLEELIAALNP; via the coding sequence ATGTCCGAAGAAGAGGCCTCCGTAAGTCTCCCGCCGAGACTTCTGACCGATCTGAAGCGTGCTGCTTCCGCTCTCATGAGTGCACGCACTGTCGATGTGATCACCCACATCGATGCAGACGGAATAACCGCGGGAGCCATCGCGGCGGAGACCCTCCGCCGTCTCGGCAAGACCTACACCCTTTCCTTCGAGAAGAAGATCACCGAGGAGACCGTCGAGAAGATCAACAATGACCCAAGCGACTATGTCTGGATATGCGACCTCGGCAGTGCCTATATGGGGCAGTTCACCCGCAGCGGTATAGTGGTCACCGACCACCACGTACCGGATACCAAGTGGCGCAGCGGACAGTCGATGCTCGATGCGTTCAGCGCCTCCTATCAGCTTAACCCCCATCTCTACGGGGCATCAGGTTCCTACGAGGTCAGCGGAGCCGGTATGACCTATCTCCTGTCCCGTGCAATCGACCCCAACAATACCGATCTGGCATATCTCGCAGTCATCGGCGCTATAGGGGATTTTCAGGACAGCCGTGAATCGAAGCTGGTCGGATGGAACCGTGTAATACTGCAGGATGCCGTGGACCGCGGGGACATGGAGGTATCGTACGGAATACGCTTCTTCGGCAGGGGAACCCGTCCCCTGGTGCAGTTCCTGCAGTACGGCGAACCTGCGATCCCGGGCATCTCAGGCGATTCTGATGCGTGCTATGGACTCCTCAACGAATGCCAAGTGCCAGCAGCCAATTCCGACGGCATCCGCCGCACCTGGTGCGACCTCGATCCGGTCGAGTCTGCCATGCTTACCGATGAGCTGGTCTCCCGCGCCAAGAACGATGAGGACCGTGCCGCTCTGCTGGGCGAACTGTATACAGTCAAGCGTTATGATTTCAAGACCGGACTCGGCGACGCGAAGGAATTCGCCACCACCCTGAACTCCTGCGGGAGGTACGACGATGCCGAGACCGGTGCCAAGATCTGCCTCGGCGACTTGGACGCCCTCAGGGAGGCGGAGAGCAACCGCAAGGACCACCGCAAGAACATCTCCGTGGCCCTCGCATACGTCAAGGAGAACCACCTTCTCCGCCGCCGCAATTACCTTCAGTATTTCGATGCTGGGTCTGCTATACGCGAGACCGTCGTGGGTATCGTCGCAGGTATAATCCTCAGCAGTTCCGAGGCTGCTCCGGATATGCCGATCATAGCCTTCGCGGAAGCCGATGATGGAATCAAAGTATCTGCGAGAGCCCCCAAATCATTGGTCGACGCCGGAATGGATCTCTCAAAACTCATGTCGGAAGCGGCCGCGGCCGTGGGAGGCATGGGAGGCGGCCATAATGTGGCCGCCGGTGCCACCATCCCCGAGGGGAAGGAAGAGGTTTTCCTCGATAAGCTCGAGGAGCTTATCGCCGCTCTCAATCCTTGA
- a CDS encoding RNA-splicing ligase RtcB, translated as MAWNGKIEKIDENRWKIDRDYLPGMNADAIIYSNDNLIKHVLEDNSPQQAANVACMPGIVGNSMAMPDIHWGYGFPIGGVAAVDAYQGSISPGGIGFDINCGVRLIKTDLTLQDIDGKVKELIDALYKNVPSGLGSKGLTRIGQKELSDILDVGSEWAVENGYGWEEDLAVTEEGGHMKDADQTGVGEKSRKRGLPELGSLGSGNHFLELDVVDEIFDERTAKAYGLKKGAITVTVHCGSRGCGHQIATDYLQKMEHYVKTQAVNLPDRQLACAPLASRLGEEYYRAMCCGANYAWANRQMITHWTRESFEQVLGDSAENMGMNVVYDVAHNIAKMETHDYDGHKTEVLVHRKGATRAFAPGRSEITQKYRDYGQPVLIPGDMSTGTYVLAGRKGAMTDTFGSTCHGAGRQMSRKAAIENLNLETVRKKLADEGIYLRNGSDSGLLEEAPDAYKDVNEIIEVVCNAGLTGKVAKLTPIGVVKG; from the coding sequence ATGGCATGGAACGGCAAGATCGAGAAGATCGATGAAAACAGGTGGAAGATCGACAGGGATTACCTTCCCGGCATGAACGCAGACGCGATCATCTACTCCAACGACAATCTCATCAAGCACGTTCTGGAAGACAATTCTCCCCAGCAGGCGGCCAACGTGGCCTGCATGCCCGGGATCGTCGGCAACTCCATGGCCATGCCCGACATCCACTGGGGCTACGGTTTCCCCATCGGAGGTGTCGCCGCCGTCGACGCCTACCAGGGTTCGATCTCCCCCGGAGGAATCGGATTCGATATCAACTGCGGCGTACGTCTGATCAAGACGGACCTCACCCTGCAGGACATCGACGGAAAGGTGAAGGAACTCATCGACGCACTCTACAAGAATGTCCCTTCCGGACTCGGTTCCAAGGGACTTACCCGTATCGGTCAGAAGGAGCTCTCCGATATCCTCGACGTAGGTTCGGAATGGGCCGTCGAGAACGGATACGGATGGGAGGAGGACCTCGCCGTCACCGAAGAGGGCGGACACATGAAGGATGCCGACCAGACTGGTGTCGGAGAGAAATCCCGCAAGAGGGGTCTCCCCGAATTGGGATCCCTCGGTTCCGGAAACCACTTCCTCGAACTCGATGTGGTGGACGAGATCTTCGACGAGAGGACCGCCAAGGCCTACGGTCTGAAGAAGGGCGCCATTACCGTCACAGTGCACTGCGGATCCCGCGGATGCGGCCACCAGATCGCCACCGATTACCTCCAGAAGATGGAGCACTACGTGAAGACCCAGGCAGTTAATCTTCCGGACAGGCAGCTGGCCTGCGCACCCCTCGCTTCAAGGCTCGGAGAAGAGTACTACAGGGCCATGTGCTGCGGAGCCAACTATGCATGGGCCAACAGGCAGATGATTACCCACTGGACCAGGGAATCCTTCGAGCAGGTCCTCGGAGACTCCGCCGAGAACATGGGTATGAACGTTGTTTACGACGTGGCCCACAACATCGCCAAGATGGAGACCCACGACTACGACGGCCACAAGACCGAGGTCCTGGTCCACAGGAAGGGAGCCACCCGCGCATTCGCTCCCGGCAGGTCCGAGATTACCCAGAAGTACAGGGATTACGGACAGCCTGTGCTGATTCCCGGCGACATGTCCACCGGTACCTACGTCCTCGCGGGACGCAAGGGTGCCATGACCGACACCTTCGGTTCCACATGCCACGGTGCCGGCAGACAGATGTCCAGGAAGGCTGCCATCGAGAACCTCAATCTGGAAACGGTCAGGAAGAAACTGGCTGACGAAGGCATCTACCTCAGGAACGGTTCCGATTCCGGACTCCTGGAGGAAGCTCCCGACGCATACAAGGATGTCAACGAGATCATCGAGGTCGTCTGCAACGCGGGACTCACCGGAAAGGTTGCTAAGCTCACGCCCATCGGTGTAGTGAAGGGCTGA
- a CDS encoding methyl-coenzyme M reductase beta subunit McrB, whose amino-acid sequence MPKYEDKIDLYDDYGKRIAKDVPLEALSPLRNKAIQKIASLTKRTIGVSLAGIQNALATGAIAGNIIQGKEIKADLVKDAEKLAKDIKEMVQVVDGDDTVVNVIDEGKTLVVIVPQARTDAGIEYTTGFTSVAAAVTEAIITRYKVPMYKANMVKAAVWGKYPQTVNFVGSNIKTILEVPQNNEGAGFALRNIMSNHVVALVKRNAMQGVALSAIFETCAAYEMGDAVGPFERQHLLSLAYQGMNANNIVYSLVKKNGKTGTVGTVIESLMERAIADGVIRVKEVLPSGYKVYTTDDLPLWNAYAAAGEVAAVMVNVGAARAAQGVPSTVLYYNDLLEHESGLPGVDYGRAEGVGVGMSFFSHSIYGGGGPGLFHGNHVVTRHAKGTLIPAVTAGNCLDGGTQFFSAEKTSGVFQKIFGGMPEFNTPLQIVGAEAKKIKNKI is encoded by the coding sequence ATGCCAAAATACGAGGACAAAATTGACTTGTATGATGACTACGGCAAGCGCATTGCTAAAGATGTGCCGCTGGAAGCCCTTAGCCCCCTCAGGAACAAAGCAATCCAGAAAATTGCTTCCCTGACCAAGAGGACTATCGGAGTCAGTCTCGCAGGAATCCAGAATGCACTGGCAACCGGCGCAATCGCTGGCAACATCATCCAGGGTAAAGAGATCAAAGCCGATCTCGTCAAGGATGCAGAGAAACTCGCAAAGGACATCAAGGAGATGGTCCAGGTCGTAGACGGCGACGACACTGTCGTTAACGTCATCGACGAAGGAAAGACCCTTGTCGTTATCGTCCCTCAGGCGAGGACCGATGCAGGAATCGAGTACACCACTGGATTCACCAGCGTCGCTGCAGCAGTCACCGAGGCTATCATCACTAGGTACAAAGTGCCTATGTACAAAGCCAACATGGTCAAGGCCGCAGTCTGGGGTAAATACCCTCAGACCGTCAACTTCGTCGGATCCAACATCAAGACCATTCTTGAGGTCCCCCAGAACAACGAGGGTGCCGGATTCGCACTTAGGAACATCATGTCCAACCACGTCGTTGCACTTGTCAAGAGGAACGCAATGCAGGGTGTCGCCCTGTCCGCAATCTTCGAGACCTGCGCCGCATACGAGATGGGTGACGCAGTCGGACCCTTCGAGAGGCAGCACCTTCTGTCCCTCGCATACCAGGGAATGAACGCCAACAACATCGTATACTCTCTCGTCAAGAAGAACGGAAAGACCGGAACTGTCGGAACTGTTATCGAGTCCCTCATGGAGAGGGCAATCGCTGACGGTGTCATCCGCGTAAAAGAGGTCCTCCCCTCTGGATACAAGGTATACACCACCGATGACCTTCCCCTCTGGAACGCATACGCAGCAGCCGGAGAGGTTGCCGCAGTTATGGTGAACGTCGGAGCCGCAAGGGCAGCACAGGGAGTCCCCTCCACTGTTCTGTACTACAACGACCTGCTCGAGCACGAGTCCGGACTCCCTGGAGTCGACTACGGACGTGCAGAGGGAGTCGGAGTCGGAATGTCCTTCTTCTCTCACTCCATCTACGGAGGAGGAGGTCCTGGACTGTTCCACGGAAACCACGTCGTTACCAGGCACGCAAAAGGAACTCTCATCCCCGCTGTCACTGCAGGAAACTGCCTTGACGGAGGAACCCAGTTCTTCTCCGCAGAGAAGACCTCTGGTGTATTCCAGAAGATCTTCGGAGGAATGCCCGAATTCAACACCCCCCTCCAGATCGTTGGAGCAGAGGCTAAGAAGATTAAGAACAAAATCTGA
- a CDS encoding ornithine carbamoyltransferase ArgF has product MGKKNLISVMDMKDEWPALVDLAIKLKKERGNHGDPLKGKTLAMMFEKPSTRTRTSFDIAITELGGHALYLDVSKMQMGHGETVEDTARVLSRFAHGIMYRAFDYKMMDKLGEWSTIPVISGLDNLEHPCQALADMVTIKEKFGDLRGRKLVYLGDGNNVCNSLLYACAILGIDMVACCPAPRMPNAEIMLNAARVADSNGSKIIASHEPEEACKDADVLYTDTWISMGDTTSEVEAIKLFQKYQINDDLLALAKPDCIVMHCLPAHRGQEITNSVIEGKHSVVFDQAENRLHAQKAVLYTLLKD; this is encoded by the coding sequence ATGGGCAAGAAGAATCTCATTTCAGTTATGGACATGAAGGACGAGTGGCCCGCACTCGTCGATCTTGCGATCAAGCTCAAGAAAGAACGCGGCAACCACGGGGACCCCCTCAAGGGAAAGACCCTTGCCATGATGTTCGAGAAACCCAGCACCAGAACCAGGACCTCCTTCGACATCGCCATCACCGAACTCGGCGGACACGCCCTCTATCTGGACGTCTCCAAGATGCAGATGGGTCACGGCGAGACCGTCGAGGACACCGCCAGGGTCCTCAGCCGCTTCGCACACGGTATCATGTACCGTGCATTCGACTACAAAATGATGGACAAACTCGGCGAGTGGTCCACCATCCCCGTCATCAGCGGTCTCGACAACCTCGAGCACCCCTGCCAGGCACTGGCCGACATGGTCACCATCAAGGAGAAGTTCGGAGACCTCCGCGGACGCAAACTCGTCTACCTCGGAGACGGAAACAACGTCTGCAACTCCCTGCTCTACGCATGCGCCATCCTCGGAATCGACATGGTCGCCTGCTGTCCCGCACCCAGGATGCCCAACGCGGAGATCATGCTCAACGCCGCCAGGGTCGCCGACTCCAACGGATCCAAGATCATCGCATCCCATGAGCCTGAAGAGGCCTGCAAGGACGCCGACGTCCTCTACACCGACACCTGGATCTCAATGGGCGACACCACCTCCGAGGTGGAGGCCATCAAACTGTTCCAGAAGTATCAGATCAACGACGATCTGCTGGCACTTGCCAAACCCGACTGCATCGTGATGCACTGCCTCCCCGCACACAGGGGACAGGAGATCACCAACTCCGTCATCGAGGGCAAGCACAGCGTCGTCTTCGACCAGGCCGAGAACAGGCTCCACGCCCAGAAGGCCGTACTGTACACCCTTCTCAAGGATTGA
- a CDS encoding methylcobalamin:coenzyme M methyltransferase MtaA: protein MAMTPRERVQAAMNKENLDRPPVAIFTQSATLGQMDALGAAWPEAHKNPDLMATLAAGTIECFDMEGARTAFCLTAESERFGLTVAVDKKDAAPMIKDHSYHFDCMNGEYDDLAEKLMPVDEFLAGGRPAVVIESCRILKENKVKGVKKWDSEKYPIVAGNTGVFTICGNLCDTENMIFGMMMAEDEVKKWTAAMTPYVKAYTQALIDAGADVVQCSEPSGSTDMLSPDMFETAAGKACREALGSTKGGFGNILHICGDTTPILDQMVTVCKGISIEEKVDSYTAVEKVGDKTVLVGNVGSVRPLYQGTAEETRDGVLKSIKAGFNIISSGCGIAPATPNENMQMMSDTVKNYSA, encoded by the coding sequence ATGGCAATGACCCCTAGAGAAAGAGTACAAGCCGCTATGAACAAAGAGAACCTCGACAGGCCCCCTGTAGCCATCTTCACCCAGTCCGCAACCCTCGGACAGATGGACGCACTCGGAGCAGCATGGCCCGAGGCTCACAAGAACCCTGACCTCATGGCAACCCTTGCCGCCGGAACCATCGAGTGTTTCGACATGGAGGGCGCAAGGACCGCATTCTGCCTTACCGCAGAGAGCGAGAGGTTCGGCCTCACCGTTGCAGTCGACAAAAAAGACGCAGCACCCATGATTAAAGACCACAGCTACCACTTCGACTGCATGAACGGAGAGTACGACGATCTTGCAGAGAAGCTCATGCCCGTTGACGAGTTCCTCGCCGGCGGAAGGCCCGCAGTCGTTATCGAGTCCTGCAGGATCCTCAAGGAGAACAAGGTCAAGGGAGTCAAGAAATGGGACTCCGAGAAATACCCCATCGTTGCAGGAAACACCGGAGTTTTCACCATCTGCGGAAACCTCTGCGACACCGAGAACATGATCTTCGGTATGATGATGGCTGAGGACGAGGTCAAGAAGTGGACCGCAGCCATGACCCCCTACGTCAAGGCATACACCCAGGCACTCATCGACGCTGGAGCAGATGTCGTCCAGTGTTCCGAGCCTTCCGGATCAACCGACATGCTCTCCCCTGACATGTTCGAGACCGCAGCAGGAAAAGCTTGCCGTGAGGCACTCGGATCCACCAAGGGCGGATTCGGAAACATCCTCCACATCTGCGGAGACACCACCCCCATCCTCGACCAGATGGTCACCGTCTGTAAGGGTATCTCCATCGAGGAGAAAGTCGACTCCTACACCGCAGTCGAGAAGGTCGGCGACAAGACCGTCCTCGTCGGAAACGTCGGATCCGTCAGGCCTCTCTACCAGGGAACCGCGGAAGAGACCAGAGATGGCGTCCTGAAGTCCATCAAGGCCGGATTCAACATCATCTCCTCCGGATGCGGAATTGCACCTGCAACTCCCAACGAGAACATGCAGATGATGTCTGACACTGTCAAGAACTACTCTGCCTGA
- a CDS encoding methanogeneis marker protein 1: MILNRCPKCSPDTGIRVMPPDETLKKVLPLLAPAGMGEPENITDKDNIGIPVFSIDRQETALGKPKYYNGKGATVEQAEASAVMECIERYSAEQRESDPIVVGTYDEACEAMLTVDPADLILPLPVLDFYRNAEIAWCRGFEMFRGEHILVPACAVYYPYYPKGDYQLFKWHTNGIAAGNTMEEAILHALFEDIERDAWSIAEAYDRSNAEVLIRDKDSVPAQLIAKFEEKGIKIHLKDLTNDIGVPTIGAAADDTVTKDPELLTIGVGTHLNPQIAAIRAITEVAQSRTTHKHGMKINAQLQKTSQELGYEKIKELNRLWYGPNDKQIYLEDIPDESTPYVLDDIEVVLGKLMDAGFDKVIAVDLTRPELGVPAVRMIVPGLEVSTMDPEREGGRLQGMWPPIRPETE, translated from the coding sequence ATGATTCTAAACCGTTGTCCGAAATGCTCCCCCGATACGGGAATCCGTGTCATGCCCCCGGATGAGACTCTGAAGAAAGTACTGCCTCTGCTGGCGCCGGCAGGTATGGGTGAGCCCGAGAACATCACCGACAAGGATAACATCGGAATCCCCGTGTTCTCCATCGACCGTCAGGAGACCGCCCTCGGCAAGCCCAAATACTATAACGGAAAGGGTGCGACCGTCGAGCAGGCGGAAGCCTCTGCCGTCATGGAATGCATCGAGAGGTACAGCGCGGAACAGCGCGAATCCGATCCAATCGTGGTCGGGACCTATGACGAAGCATGCGAAGCGATGCTTACCGTGGATCCTGCGGATCTCATCTTACCTCTTCCTGTATTGGATTTCTATAGGAATGCCGAGATCGCCTGGTGCAGGGGATTCGAGATGTTCAGGGGCGAGCACATTCTCGTTCCCGCGTGTGCGGTCTACTATCCGTACTATCCCAAGGGAGACTATCAGCTCTTCAAATGGCATACCAACGGTATCGCGGCGGGAAACACCATGGAGGAAGCGATCCTGCATGCACTCTTCGAGGATATCGAGAGGGATGCCTGGTCGATTGCTGAGGCCTATGACAGGTCGAACGCGGAGGTGCTGATCCGCGACAAGGATTCGGTCCCCGCACAGCTCATCGCGAAATTCGAGGAGAAGGGAATCAAGATCCATCTGAAGGACCTGACCAATGACATCGGCGTGCCCACCATCGGAGCTGCAGCCGATGATACAGTCACCAAAGACCCAGAGCTTCTGACCATCGGAGTGGGTACTCACCTCAATCCGCAGATTGCAGCCATCCGTGCCATCACCGAAGTTGCCCAGAGCCGTACGACCCACAAGCACGGAATGAAGATTAACGCCCAGCTTCAGAAGACCTCTCAGGAGCTTGGATACGAGAAGATCAAAGAACTCAACCGCCTCTGGTACGGACCCAATGACAAGCAGATCTATCTGGAGGATATTCCCGACGAATCCACGCCCTATGTCCTGGATGATATCGAGGTCGTCCTCGGAAAACTCATGGATGCGGGATTCGATAAGGTCATCGCCGTGGATCTCACCAGGCCCGAACTCGGAGTCCCTGCGGTTAGAATGATCGTCCCCGGTCTCGAGGTTTCCACCATGGATCCCGAGAGGGAAGGCGGACGTCTCCAGGGTATGTGGCCTCCGATCAGACCCGAAACCGAGTAA
- a CDS encoding methyl-coenzyme M reductase operon protein D McrD, which yields MSTPTVDYANVPLPEVRVMTNRLLSAETTEKILNDIDVIPNLRQINMSGESLPRTISSGPAKGLANNHTERKVIHVNGHEVELHCLVGAFYIELSVTDEAEMDKTVDEIKAAFDRTIPDGYTIDVGRYSKYRPSLHDYRSA from the coding sequence ATGTCTACCCCAACCGTTGATTACGCGAACGTCCCTCTTCCAGAGGTCCGCGTGATGACGAACCGTCTCCTCAGCGCCGAGACCACCGAGAAGATTCTGAATGACATCGACGTCATTCCCAACCTCCGCCAGATCAACATGAGCGGAGAGAGTCTGCCCAGGACGATCAGCAGCGGCCCCGCCAAGGGACTTGCCAACAATCACACTGAGCGCAAGGTGATTCACGTGAACGGACACGAGGTGGAGCTCCACTGTCTGGTGGGCGCTTTCTACATCGAGCTCTCCGTCACCGATGAGGCTGAAATGGACAAGACGGTAGACGAGATCAAAGCTGCCTTCGATCGGACCATCCCTGATGGTTATACCATCGACGTAGGCAGGTACTCGAAATACAGACCATCCCTTCACGACTATAGGAGTGCTTAA